One part of the Brevundimonas sp. NIBR11 genome encodes these proteins:
- a CDS encoding transglutaminase family protein, giving the protein MKIRVRAELVYRFDPPTDAIYKIQVAHWPGQDILQERLTVTPPQELHEDEDTEFGARTLRARLSGEVAVTYEAVVDNGKLMGLPPGVTQHDWNDLPAEVLTYLWPSRYCPSDQFGRFVERQFGETTGGERVLAILGWIKENIDYERGVSDSETTAARTFIDRAGVCRDFTHMGITLCRASGIPARAVSAYAHQLTPPDFHAIFEVWLSNGWWLVDPTGLAPIEGLVRIACGRDAADIAFLSTQGSCAMVRQSITAVAA; this is encoded by the coding sequence ATGAAAATCCGCGTCCGCGCCGAGCTCGTCTATCGTTTCGATCCGCCGACGGATGCGATCTACAAGATTCAGGTCGCGCATTGGCCGGGTCAGGACATCCTGCAAGAGCGGCTGACGGTCACTCCGCCGCAGGAACTGCATGAGGACGAGGACACGGAGTTCGGAGCCCGGACGCTGCGCGCGCGGCTGTCGGGCGAGGTCGCCGTGACCTATGAGGCGGTGGTGGACAACGGCAAGCTGATGGGCCTTCCGCCGGGGGTGACGCAGCATGACTGGAACGACTTGCCCGCGGAGGTTCTGACCTATCTGTGGCCCAGCCGCTACTGCCCGTCGGATCAGTTCGGCCGTTTCGTGGAGCGACAGTTCGGCGAGACGACCGGTGGTGAGCGGGTCCTGGCGATCCTGGGATGGATCAAGGAGAACATCGATTACGAGCGGGGCGTGTCGGACTCGGAGACCACGGCGGCGCGGACCTTCATAGATCGGGCCGGGGTGTGTCGCGACTTCACCCACATGGGCATCACCCTGTGCCGGGCCTCCGGCATTCCGGCGCGTGCGGTCAGCGCCTATGCGCACCAGCTGACGCCGCCGGATTTCCACGCCATCTTCGAGGTTTGGCTGTCGAACGGCTGGTGGCTGGTCGACCCGACCGGACTGGCGCCGATCGAAGGGCTGGTTCGGATCGCCTGCGGGCGCGACGCGGCGGACATCGCCTTTCTGTCCACGCAGGGGTCCTGCGCGATGGTGCGTCAGTCGATCACGGCGGTGGCCGCCTAG
- a CDS encoding HNH endonuclease has translation MQVLHKPPSGYPALVLNADFRPLSYYPLSLWPWEEAVKAVYQDRVDVVSVYDKVVRSPSLEMQIPSVIALKSYVDQNRSPAFTRFNVFLRDGFTCQYCGDTAELTFDHVIPRSRGGRTTWENIVAACSPCNLRKGGRTPQQAHMPIRRAPHRPNAFQLQDAGRRFPPHYLHQSWLDYLYWDIELEP, from the coding sequence ATGCAGGTCCTTCACAAGCCGCCGTCCGGCTATCCGGCCCTAGTGCTGAACGCCGATTTCCGCCCGCTGTCCTATTACCCGCTGTCGCTCTGGCCGTGGGAGGAGGCGGTGAAGGCGGTCTATCAGGACCGCGTGGACGTCGTGTCGGTGTACGACAAGGTGGTCCGCAGCCCGTCGCTTGAGATGCAGATTCCCAGCGTCATCGCGCTGAAGTCCTATGTCGACCAGAACCGCAGCCCGGCCTTCACCCGGTTCAACGTCTTCCTGCGCGACGGCTTCACCTGCCAGTACTGCGGTGATACGGCCGAGCTGACGTTCGACCATGTGATCCCGCGCAGCCGGGGCGGGCGGACGACCTGGGAGAATATCGTCGCGGCCTGTTCGCCCTGTAACCTGAGGAAGGGCGGGCGGACGCCGCAGCAGGCGCACATGCCCATCCGCCGGGCGCCGCACCGGCCGAACGCCTTCCAGCTTCAGGACGCCGGACGCCGGTTCCCGCCGCACTATCTGCACCAGAGCTGGTTGGACTACCTCTACTGGGACATCGAGCTGGAGCCTTAG
- a CDS encoding CarD family transcriptional regulator yields the protein MTNKSGLEFKVGDAVVYPAHGVGKVAAVETQEVAGMSLEVYVVTFDHEKMTLRVPTKKAKTAGLRSLAADDVVTKALTTLKGRARIKRTMWSRRAQEYEAKINSGDLVSIAEVVRDLHRADSQPEQSYSERQLYESALDRMAREVAAANRIDKDAAVQLLSKSLSAKKAVIAAAEAADAEEEAEAA from the coding sequence ATGACGAACAAGAGCGGTCTGGAATTCAAGGTTGGCGACGCGGTCGTCTATCCTGCCCACGGCGTCGGCAAGGTCGCCGCGGTCGAGACCCAGGAAGTCGCCGGCATGTCGCTGGAAGTCTATGTCGTGACCTTCGACCACGAGAAGATGACCCTGCGCGTCCCGACCAAGAAGGCCAAGACGGCCGGCCTGCGCTCGCTGGCCGCCGACGACGTCGTGACCAAGGCCCTCACCACGCTGAAGGGCCGCGCCCGCATCAAGCGCACCATGTGGTCGCGTCGCGCTCAGGAATACGAAGCCAAGATCAACTCGGGCGACCTCGTGTCGATCGCCGAGGTGGTCCGCGACCTGCACCGCGCCGACTCCCAGCCGGAACAGTCCTACTCGGAGCGTCAGCTCTACGAATCGGCTCTGGACCGCATGGCTCGCGAAGTCGCCGCCGCCAACCGCATCGACAAGGACGCCGCCGTCCAGCTGCTCTCCAAATCGCTGAGCGCCAAGAAGGCCGTCATCGCCGCCGCCGAAGCCGCCGATGCGGAAGAAGAAGCCGAAGCCGCATAA
- a CDS encoding DUF3617 family protein, which translates to MMTLPAVLMRAVAITAPALAGAILLAAPASSTQAQASASEVLPGYWEYTTSAVGIRSTETKCVRPSEINRFFGGLSTRRWRCTYPTRVVGGGTARFEGTCTDPRGRHVNVRLGGSYQQESFRFTGGAQLARGTPYLPASITARRVAAVCPAGAEYF; encoded by the coding sequence ATGATGACCTTGCCTGCCGTTCTGATGCGCGCCGTCGCCATCACCGCACCCGCCCTGGCCGGAGCGATACTGCTGGCCGCGCCCGCCTCCTCGACCCAGGCTCAGGCCTCGGCGAGCGAGGTCCTGCCGGGCTACTGGGAATACACCACCAGCGCCGTAGGCATTCGGTCGACCGAGACCAAATGCGTGCGCCCCTCGGAGATCAATCGCTTCTTCGGCGGCCTGTCCACGCGCCGCTGGCGCTGCACCTATCCGACGCGCGTCGTCGGCGGCGGGACCGCGCGGTTCGAAGGGACCTGCACCGACCCTCGCGGCCGCCATGTCAACGTGCGCCTGGGCGGGTCCTACCAGCAGGAGAGCTTCCGCTTCACCGGCGGGGCCCAGCTGGCGCGAGGCACGCCGTATCTGCCGGCTTCGATCACCGCGCGTCGCGTGGCGGCGGTCTGCCCGGCCGGGGCGGAGTATTTCTGA
- a CDS encoding type 1 glutamine amidotransferase domain-containing protein, translated as MNAAALAGKTIAVLATDGFEQVELTQPVEALRAAGAAVEIVSPKAGEIQGFKHHDKADKTAVDKVLGDVSADDYDGLVLPGGVINPDALRLEDQAIAFIRGFTDRNKPVAAICHGPWTLINAEAVKGRRMTSWPSLEADLRNAGADWVDEEVVVDQGLVTSRKPDDLPAFCARMIEEFAEGRHAG; from the coding sequence ATGAACGCCGCCGCCCTTGCCGGAAAGACCATCGCTGTCCTCGCCACGGACGGTTTCGAACAGGTCGAACTGACGCAGCCCGTCGAGGCTCTCAGGGCCGCCGGAGCCGCCGTCGAGATCGTCTCCCCGAAGGCCGGGGAAATCCAGGGGTTCAAACATCACGACAAGGCCGACAAGACAGCGGTAGACAAGGTCTTGGGAGACGTCTCGGCCGACGACTACGACGGACTGGTCCTGCCGGGCGGCGTGATCAATCCGGATGCTCTCCGCTTGGAAGACCAGGCCATCGCCTTCATTCGCGGCTTCACCGACCGCAACAAGCCGGTCGCCGCGATCTGCCATGGGCCGTGGACGCTGATCAATGCCGAGGCCGTCAAAGGCCGCCGCATGACCTCCTGGCCGTCGCTTGAGGCCGACCTCCGCAACGCCGGCGCGGACTGGGTGGACGAAGAGGTGGTCGTCGACCAAGGCTTGGTGACGTCGCGCAAGCCTGACGATCTTCCCGCCTTCTGCGCGCGGATGATCGAGGAATTCGCCGAAGGCCGACACGCCGGCTGA
- a CDS encoding helicase-related protein, whose translation MSDRPTGLAPSRVVAVLGPTNTGKTHLAVERMLGHASGMIGLPLRLLAREIYERIVKLRGANAVALITGEEKIIPPRPHYWVCTVEAMPLEREVEFLAIDEIQLAADPERGHVFTSRLLHARGRFETMFLGAATMAPLMRRLIPNLEIITRERLSNLTYAGSKKLTRLPRRSAIVAFSTDQVYAIAELIRRQRGGAAVVMGSLSPRTRNAQVALFQSGEVDFLVATDAIGMGLNMDVDHVAFAGMRKFDGHRTRWLHAHEIAQIAGRAGRHIRDGTFGVTGEAEELDEDLVSQVVEHRFDPIQAIEWRNARLDFDTLPDLLRSLVQTPNVPGLKLTGQALDETLLRRAMQDDEIKRIGRSRGTIMRLWEACQLPDFQKTTLEEHVRLSRDVFHALTGKRGRLTDDWFAPRFAEVDRDDGQIDQLSARLAGVRTLSYIANRPDWLEGNKGWRDRTRALEDRLSDVLHERLTARFVDRKTTALMRSLHDREGTMAEVADDGIVTVDGEAVGRLEGVRFAPAAGGSALADRTLKTAALRAVGPEIARRLGKLAADADDAFSVTPEGDVLWSGALAAKITNTDPFSPRVRLIGDLGPQAARDRAQRRIEAWLAAEAGRALRDLRRLKQAVESGALKGLPRGIAFRLLEAGGLIDRRDVERDLAALSQVERRTIRTFAIRVGQHSVWLPGALKSRGRVLSQAFAAADPFRAKAEGLTLLPIPAPSTRSLTAFGVRAAGRWAVPVEDLERASDLRRENKGNLSDDALKSLGWSAGDAKVIWTALKTVRAQMPDREGKPVLARPDSPFARLAELTAPAQPARRKRPRRKKTAP comes from the coding sequence ATGAGCGACCGCCCCACCGGCCTCGCCCCGTCCCGCGTCGTCGCGGTGCTGGGGCCGACCAACACCGGCAAGACCCACCTCGCGGTCGAGCGGATGCTGGGCCACGCCTCGGGCATGATCGGCCTGCCGCTGCGGCTTCTGGCGCGCGAGATCTACGAGCGGATCGTCAAGCTGCGGGGCGCCAACGCCGTCGCCCTGATCACCGGCGAAGAGAAAATCATCCCGCCCCGACCCCACTATTGGGTCTGCACCGTCGAGGCCATGCCGCTGGAGCGCGAGGTCGAGTTCCTCGCCATCGACGAAATCCAGCTGGCCGCCGATCCCGAACGCGGCCACGTCTTCACCTCGCGCCTTCTGCACGCGCGCGGCCGGTTCGAAACCATGTTCCTGGGCGCCGCGACCATGGCCCCGTTGATGCGCCGCCTGATCCCCAACCTGGAGATCATCACCCGCGAGCGACTGTCCAACCTGACCTATGCGGGATCCAAGAAGCTGACCCGCCTGCCCCGGCGCAGCGCCATCGTCGCCTTCTCGACCGATCAGGTCTACGCCATCGCCGAGCTGATCCGGCGTCAACGCGGCGGCGCCGCCGTCGTCATGGGCTCGCTCAGCCCCCGCACCCGCAACGCCCAGGTCGCCCTGTTCCAGTCCGGCGAGGTCGACTTTCTGGTGGCCACCGACGCCATCGGCATGGGTCTGAACATGGATGTGGACCATGTCGCCTTCGCCGGTATGCGAAAGTTCGACGGCCACCGCACCCGCTGGCTCCACGCCCACGAGATCGCCCAGATCGCCGGCCGCGCCGGCCGCCACATCCGCGACGGCACATTCGGGGTCACGGGCGAGGCCGAGGAGCTGGATGAGGATCTGGTCTCCCAGGTCGTCGAACACCGCTTCGACCCCATCCAGGCCATCGAGTGGCGCAACGCCCGGCTCGACTTCGACACCCTGCCCGACCTTCTGCGATCGCTGGTCCAGACGCCGAACGTGCCCGGCCTGAAACTGACCGGTCAGGCCCTGGACGAGACCCTGCTGCGTCGCGCCATGCAGGACGACGAAATCAAGCGCATCGGCCGCTCGCGCGGCACCATCATGCGGCTGTGGGAAGCCTGCCAGCTGCCCGACTTCCAGAAGACGACGCTGGAGGAGCATGTCCGCCTGTCGCGCGACGTCTTCCACGCCCTGACCGGCAAGCGCGGCCGCCTGACTGACGACTGGTTCGCCCCCCGCTTCGCCGAGGTTGACCGCGACGACGGCCAGATCGACCAGCTCTCGGCCCGGCTCGCGGGCGTCCGAACCCTGTCCTACATCGCCAACCGGCCCGACTGGCTGGAGGGAAACAAGGGCTGGCGCGACCGCACTCGCGCCCTGGAGGACCGGCTCAGCGACGTCCTGCACGAACGCCTCACGGCCCGCTTCGTGGACAGGAAGACCACCGCCCTGATGCGCTCCCTGCACGACCGGGAGGGCACGATGGCGGAGGTCGCCGACGACGGGATCGTCACCGTGGACGGCGAGGCCGTGGGGCGCCTCGAAGGCGTCCGTTTCGCCCCCGCCGCTGGGGGCTCGGCGCTGGCCGACCGCACCCTCAAGACCGCCGCCCTCCGCGCCGTAGGTCCCGAGATCGCGCGCCGCCTCGGCAAACTGGCCGCCGATGCCGACGACGCCTTCTCGGTCACGCCCGAGGGAGACGTCCTGTGGTCCGGCGCCCTGGCCGCGAAGATCACGAACACCGACCCCTTCAGCCCTCGCGTCCGCCTGATCGGCGACCTCGGACCCCAGGCGGCCCGCGATCGGGCCCAGCGCCGCATCGAGGCCTGGCTTGCGGCGGAAGCCGGTCGGGCCCTGCGCGATCTGCGCCGCCTGAAACAGGCCGTCGAATCCGGCGCTTTGAAAGGCCTCCCGCGCGGAATCGCCTTCCGTCTGCTGGAGGCCGGCGGCCTCATCGACCGACGGGACGTCGAACGCGACCTGGCCGCCCTCAGCCAGGTCGAGCGGCGTACGATCAGGACCTTCGCCATCCGCGTGGGCCAGCACTCCGTCTGGCTTCCAGGCGCCTTGAAATCACGCGGCCGCGTCCTGTCCCAGGCTTTTGCGGCCGCCGATCCGTTCCGCGCGAAGGCTGAGGGCCTGACCCTCCTGCCCATCCCCGCCCCGTCGACGCGGTCCCTGACCGCCTTCGGCGTGCGCGCAGCCGGTCGCTGGGCTGTCCCCGTCGAGGATCTCGAACGGGCCTCCGACCTCCGTCGCGAGAACAAGGGAAACCTCTCCGATGACGCCCTGAAATCCCTCGGCTGGAGTGCCGGCGACGCCAAGGTCATCTGGACCGCTCTCAAGACCGTCCGCGCCCAGATGCCCGACCGCGAAGGCAAGCCGGTGCTCGCCCGCCCCGACTCGCCCTTCGCCAGGCTCGCCGAACTGACCGCCCCGGCTCAGCCCGCCCGCCGCAAGCGGCCCAGGCGGAAGAAGACGGCGCCTTGA
- the rpmB gene encoding 50S ribosomal protein L28, with the protein MSRRCELTGVGPMVGHSVSHSNIKTKRRFLPSLKKVKLASEALGQSYSLRISNAALRTLDFKGGLDPFIIKANDENLSPTAQRIKRQVKAKLAEQAAA; encoded by the coding sequence ATGTCGCGTCGTTGCGAACTCACCGGTGTCGGCCCGATGGTCGGCCACTCGGTCAGCCACTCGAACATCAAGACCAAGCGCCGCTTCCTGCCGTCGCTGAAGAAGGTCAAGCTGGCTTCGGAAGCCCTGGGACAGTCGTACTCGCTGCGGATCTCGAACGCCGCGTTGCGTACGCTCGACTTCAAGGGCGGCCTGGACCCGTTTATCATCAAGGCCAACGACGAGAACCTGTCGCCGACCGCCCAGCGCATCAAGCGTCAGGTGAAGGCCAAGCTGGCCGAACAAGCCGCGGCCTGA
- a CDS encoding M1 family metallopeptidase produces the protein MIKFACAASVLALLATAPAVAQDAQPHAAGARQPTAFTLETDNPRTPEQEALSFDKADLSIKVLPETKSIEGVAILDFTVTAPIQRLAVELDTLFTISEIRLDGAVVPADRWSNPEGRLTVEVPAGLAAGATPTLTIAYAGAPRVAPRAPWNGGFVWATAPTGEPWVGSAVQLNGCDLVWPCIDNSHAEPGQLDMHVTTPGNVSAPGPGVFKGMTENADGTKTWNWSIVHPNIYAGMINVGPYEEVTASYASRFGNTIPMHYWHLRSDDPAKVARLFAEFAPMLDFFEATIGPYPFGDSKMGVVETPYLGMEHQTINAYGNAYKVEARGYDTLLQHEFSHEWFANQLTNHNADDMWLHEGLGSYMQPLFARYLHGERYMQSELQHQREGLVNRFPVVSRHDRTVNQVYGGSEGPGGDIYSKGSLIAHTLRMTIGDDDFYEVIRRLVYGRPDPRPGNFVPQTSSTREMNAIVNSVTGRNYDWFFNAYLYQAALPVLAQTRSGDRLTLTWTTGDGGDFPMPVEIEIDGRSQTVPMPDGRTTLTVPAGATVLIDPQNKLLRQLDVIDDLQAYNQAERERAAAERTARSAS, from the coding sequence ATGATCAAGTTCGCCTGCGCCGCATCCGTCCTCGCCCTCCTGGCAACTGCGCCCGCGGTGGCTCAGGACGCCCAGCCTCACGCGGCCGGGGCCCGACAGCCGACCGCCTTCACGCTCGAGACCGACAACCCCCGCACGCCGGAGCAGGAGGCGCTGAGCTTCGACAAGGCCGATCTGTCGATCAAGGTCCTGCCGGAAACGAAGTCGATCGAGGGCGTCGCCATCCTCGACTTCACGGTCACGGCCCCGATCCAGCGGCTGGCGGTCGAGCTCGACACCCTCTTCACCATCTCCGAGATCCGGCTGGACGGCGCCGTCGTCCCCGCCGACCGCTGGTCCAATCCCGAGGGCCGCCTGACCGTCGAGGTTCCGGCCGGCCTCGCCGCCGGCGCCACCCCGACCCTGACCATCGCCTACGCCGGCGCGCCCCGCGTCGCCCCCCGCGCGCCATGGAACGGCGGCTTCGTCTGGGCCACCGCCCCGACCGGCGAGCCGTGGGTCGGATCGGCGGTCCAGCTCAACGGCTGCGACCTGGTCTGGCCCTGCATTGACAACTCCCATGCCGAGCCCGGCCAGCTGGACATGCACGTCACCACGCCCGGCAATGTCTCGGCCCCGGGACCGGGCGTCTTCAAGGGCATGACCGAGAACGCCGATGGGACCAAGACCTGGAACTGGTCGATCGTTCATCCGAATATCTACGCCGGGATGATCAACGTCGGCCCTTACGAGGAGGTCACGGCCTCCTACGCCAGCCGGTTCGGCAACACGATCCCGATGCACTACTGGCATCTGCGCTCCGACGACCCGGCCAAGGTCGCCCGTCTGTTCGCCGAGTTCGCGCCGATGCTCGACTTCTTCGAAGCGACCATCGGCCCCTATCCGTTCGGCGACTCGAAAATGGGCGTGGTCGAGACCCCCTACCTCGGCATGGAGCACCAGACGATCAACGCCTATGGCAACGCGTACAAGGTCGAGGCGCGCGGCTACGACACCCTGCTGCAGCACGAGTTCAGCCATGAATGGTTCGCCAACCAGCTGACCAACCACAACGCCGACGACATGTGGCTGCACGAAGGCCTGGGCAGCTACATGCAGCCCCTGTTCGCCCGCTACCTGCACGGCGAACGCTACATGCAGTCCGAACTCCAGCATCAGCGCGAGGGGTTGGTGAACCGCTTCCCGGTGGTTTCGCGGCACGATCGCACGGTCAATCAGGTCTACGGCGGCTCCGAAGGTCCCGGCGGCGACATCTATTCCAAGGGCTCGCTGATCGCCCATACCCTCAGGATGACGATCGGCGACGACGACTTCTACGAAGTCATCCGCCGGTTGGTGTACGGCCGTCCCGACCCCCGCCCCGGCAACTTCGTGCCGCAGACGTCCTCGACGCGCGAGATGAACGCAATCGTCAACTCGGTGACCGGCCGGAACTATGACTGGTTCTTCAACGCCTACCTCTATCAGGCGGCCCTGCCGGTGCTCGCCCAGACCCGTTCGGGCGACCGGTTGACCCTGACCTGGACCACCGGCGACGGCGGCGACTTCCCCATGCCGGTCGAGATCGAGATCGACGGCCGGTCCCAGACCGTGCCGATGCCGGACGGCCGCACGACCCTCACCGTGCCGGCCGGCGCGACCGTGTTGATCGATCCGCAGAACAAACTGCTGCGCCAGCTCGACGTCATCGACGACCTGCAGGCCTACAACCAGGCCGAACGCGAGCGCGCCGCCGCCGAACGCACCGCCCGGTCCGCCAGCTGA
- a CDS encoding RNA-binding S4 domain-containing protein: MSEDSIRVDIWLWRARFVKTRGLAADLVEKGAVRLTHHGKQTRLDKPSRCVHPGDDLTFAINGRVTAVRVEALGERRGPPPEARALYSSLTDDEPA; the protein is encoded by the coding sequence ATGAGCGAAGACAGCATTCGCGTCGATATCTGGCTGTGGCGCGCGCGGTTCGTGAAGACGCGCGGTCTGGCCGCCGACTTGGTCGAGAAGGGCGCCGTCAGGCTGACCCATCACGGAAAACAGACCCGGCTCGACAAGCCCAGTCGCTGCGTCCACCCCGGCGACGACCTGACCTTCGCGATCAACGGCCGGGTCACCGCCGTCCGCGTCGAGGCCTTGGGCGAACGACGCGGACCTCCGCCGGAGGCCCGCGCCCTCTATTCCTCACTCACTGACGACGAACCCGCCTAA
- a CDS encoding M1 family metallopeptidase yields MRTTLTALAVAALLASPALAQDATPRESTAFTLMTDQPRTPEQEAVRIDLVDLAIKVRPDDKAIDATAALTLTATAPVAALVVELDTVFDVSAVTVDGQAVSDWTNPEGRMTVPLARPLTAGRSATLTIAYSGHPRVAPRAPWNGGFVWSTAPGGEPWIATAVQGEGCDLFWPCIDSPLAEPGRVDLHITVPTGLSAPSNGRFLGTQDHGDGWTTWNWSAAQPNTYAVALNIGPYTELKTEYRSRFGNTFPMSFWHLTSDDPAKAAALFAEFPLQMDFYEATVGPFPFSDEKMGVVETPHLGMEHQTINAYGNSYRLDGKGYDWLLQHELAHEWFGNQMTNANADDMWLHEGLGSYMQPLYGAWLHGDRYMQTELAEQQQGLMNRFPVVSGELKTEAEVYDGEVGPGNDIYSKGSLIAHSLRMLIGDEAFFRSVTTLVYGRPDPRPGNFEPIYRSTPDFLRIVNAVTGKDYGWFFRGYLYQAALPVLNETRDGETLDVSWTTGDGADFPMPVEISVDGRVHTLPMTGGRGSIRVPTGAHVVIDPQNKVLRRLDFIETYQGRRRTDRASTQ; encoded by the coding sequence ATGCGCACGACCCTGACCGCCCTCGCCGTCGCCGCTCTTCTGGCCAGTCCCGCCCTCGCCCAGGACGCCACCCCGCGCGAGTCGACCGCCTTCACCCTGATGACGGATCAGCCGCGCACGCCGGAACAGGAGGCGGTGCGCATCGACCTCGTCGACCTGGCGATCAAGGTCAGGCCCGACGACAAGGCCATCGACGCCACGGCCGCGCTGACCTTGACCGCCACCGCGCCCGTCGCCGCCCTGGTGGTCGAGCTGGACACCGTCTTCGACGTCTCGGCCGTCACCGTGGACGGTCAGGCCGTCTCCGACTGGACCAATCCCGAGGGCCGGATGACCGTGCCCCTCGCGCGTCCCCTGACAGCGGGCCGGTCCGCCACCCTGACCATCGCCTATTCCGGCCATCCCCGCGTCGCCCCGCGCGCCCCGTGGAACGGCGGCTTCGTTTGGTCCACGGCGCCCGGCGGCGAACCGTGGATCGCCACGGCCGTGCAGGGCGAGGGTTGCGATCTGTTCTGGCCCTGTATCGACAGCCCCCTGGCCGAGCCCGGCCGCGTCGATCTGCACATCACCGTTCCGACTGGCCTCTCCGCTCCGTCCAACGGTCGTTTCCTCGGAACCCAGGATCACGGCGATGGCTGGACCACTTGGAACTGGTCGGCGGCCCAGCCAAACACCTATGCGGTCGCCCTCAACATCGGTCCCTACACCGAGCTGAAGACGGAATATCGCAGCCGCTTCGGCAACACCTTCCCCATGTCCTTCTGGCATCTGACCTCGGACGATCCGGCGAAAGCCGCAGCCCTGTTCGCAGAGTTCCCGCTGCAGATGGACTTCTACGAAGCCACCGTCGGTCCCTTCCCCTTCTCCGACGAGAAGATGGGCGTGGTGGAGACGCCGCACCTGGGCATGGAGCACCAGACCATCAACGCCTACGGCAACAGCTATCGGCTGGACGGCAAAGGCTACGACTGGCTGCTGCAGCACGAGCTGGCCCACGAGTGGTTCGGCAACCAGATGACCAATGCGAATGCCGACGACATGTGGCTGCACGAGGGTCTGGGCTCCTATATGCAGCCCCTCTACGGCGCCTGGCTGCACGGCGACCGCTACATGCAGACCGAACTGGCCGAGCAGCAGCAGGGCCTGATGAACCGCTTCCCCGTGGTCTCTGGTGAGCTCAAGACCGAAGCCGAGGTCTATGACGGCGAGGTCGGGCCGGGCAACGACATCTATTCAAAGGGTTCGCTGATCGCCCATTCCCTGCGGATGCTGATCGGCGACGAGGCCTTCTTCCGGTCGGTCACCACCCTGGTCTACGGCCGCCCCGACCCGCGCCCGGGCAATTTCGAGCCGATCTATCGCTCGACCCCGGATTTCCTACGCATCGTCAACGCGGTCACCGGCAAGGACTACGGCTGGTTCTTCCGCGGCTACCTCTACCAGGCCGCTCTGCCGGTCCTGAACGAGACGCGCGACGGCGAGACGCTCGACGTGTCGTGGACCACCGGCGACGGCGCGGACTTTCCCATGCCGGTCGAGATCTCGGTCGACGGCCGCGTCCATACGCTTCCCATGACCGGCGGCCGTGGTTCGATCCGCGTCCCCACAGGGGCCCACGTTGTCATCGATCCGCAGAACAAGGTCCTGCGGCGCCTCGACTTCATCGAAACCTACCAGGGGCGCCGCCGCACCGACCGCGCCTCCACGCAGTAG
- a CDS encoding YceI family protein has translation MLNRRLLARTAVAGALVLSLVGGVVTAQTAATRNPAEVQAGTYKLDPAHGKITWSVEHLGFSTYYGQFINVAADLTLDPANPSASTLTATVPLTDVAPNNDALKAHLQTPDFFDTARFPTAAFVATSIVIDEDDASEAEVTGNLTLHGVTKPVVLDVEFNQAGPSMGGVYKVGFDGETIIKRSEFGINFGLPAIGDEVELHIEGEFIKQP, from the coding sequence ATGCTGAACCGCCGCCTTCTCGCCCGCACCGCCGTCGCCGGAGCCCTGGTGCTCAGCCTCGTCGGCGGCGTCGTCACCGCCCAGACCGCCGCGACCCGCAACCCCGCCGAGGTCCAGGCGGGGACTTACAAGCTGGATCCCGCGCATGGGAAGATCACTTGGTCGGTCGAACACCTGGGCTTCTCGACCTACTACGGCCAGTTCATAAACGTGGCCGCCGACCTGACCCTCGACCCGGCCAACCCCTCGGCCTCGACCCTGACGGCGACCGTGCCGCTGACCGACGTGGCGCCAAACAACGATGCGCTGAAGGCACACCTGCAGACGCCGGACTTCTTCGACACGGCCAGGTTCCCGACCGCAGCCTTCGTCGCCACCTCGATCGTCATCGACGAGGACGACGCCTCGGAGGCCGAGGTCACGGGCAATCTGACCCTGCACGGCGTCACCAAGCCGGTCGTGCTGGACGTCGAGTTCAACCAGGCCGGTCCCTCGATGGGCGGGGTCTACAAGGTCGGCTTCGACGGCGAGACCATCATCAAGCGCTCGGAGTTCGGCATCAACTTCGGCCTGCCGGCCATTGGCGACGAGGTGGAGCTCCACATCGAAGGCGAGTTCATCAAACAACCCTGA
- the fdxA gene encoding ferredoxin FdxA: MTYIVTDACVKCKFMDCVEVCPVDCFYEGENFLVIAPDECIDCGVCEPECPVDAIVPDTEDEPDGKWLQVNAEYAKVWPNITVKGTPPADKEQFERETGKFEKYFSPKPGKGS, from the coding sequence ATGACCTACATCGTCACCGACGCCTGCGTGAAATGTAAGTTCATGGACTGCGTCGAGGTCTGCCCGGTGGACTGCTTCTACGAAGGCGAGAATTTCCTCGTCATCGCCCCGGACGAGTGCATCGACTGTGGCGTGTGTGAGCCCGAATGCCCCGTCGACGCCATCGTCCCGGACACCGAGGACGAGCCCGACGGCAAGTGGCTTCAGGTCAACGCCGAGTACGCCAAGGTCTGGCCGAACATCACGGTCAAGGGCACGCCGCCCGCGGACAAGGAACAGTTCGAACGAGAGACCGGCAAGTTCGAGAAATATTTCTCGCCCAAGCCGGGCAAGGGATCCTGA